A part of Acipenser ruthenus chromosome 48, fAciRut3.2 maternal haplotype, whole genome shotgun sequence genomic DNA contains:
- the LOC131721216 gene encoding zona pellucida sperm-binding protein 3-like: MELFLSSVLLALCCIPFAATQDAGTVVCGVDSVSVRVLLNIGQALPLDPKGFLLGSCSPSTGSYNTVQFQSGLLDCRFMRMVTSSIISYMNVLTYQPTQSGFYQTPFTQAIVCTYTKLAGWTPPVYNPALGDTSGFGKLEFTMGFMNEEFSAPRTSSLFFLGSPINIAAAVKQQFHMPLMVYVEECVAASTPQLSPSSQTYPLIANHGCFVDSQAASSRFLPRVQTSEIRLVVQAFKFTQLNTDVYIHCQLLAWDPAQFSNPTKKACSFNQRSRSWELLDNPGQSSVCSCCTSNCNKRKRRDTAEEGLRHTAVLGPLKILPEELSAGSQEFYQRSPALSLEEPQQALAWLPVLAAPLLLMVVLGALSLGYYMCVWHHPRLCSMSSSELLIPAPH, translated from the exons ATGGAGTTATTTCTGAGCAGTGTTTTGCTGGCCCTTTGCTGTATTCCCTTTGCAGCAACACAGGACG CTGGGACTGTAGTCTGTGGTGTGGACtctgtcagtgtgagagtgttGCTGAACATTGGGCAGGCTCTTCCCCTGGACCCCAAAGGCTTTCTATTGGGAAGCTGCTCTCCGTCCACCGGCAGCtacaacactgtgcagttccaatccgggctgcttGACTGCAGGTTTATGCGCATG GTTACTTCCAGCATCATCAGTTACATGAATGTGCTGACGTACCAGCCCACCCAGAGTGGCTTCTACCAGACTCCATTCACTCAGGCTATTGTGTGCACCTACACCAA ACTTGCTGGCTGGACTCCTCCAGTGTATAACCCTGCACTTGGGGATACTTCTGGGTTTGGGAAGCTGGAGTTTACAATGGGGTTTATGAATG AGGAATTCTCAGCCCCCCGCACCTCCAGTCTGTTCTTCCTGGGGTCCCCCATCAACATCGCAGCCGCAGTGAAGCAGCAATTTCACATGCCGCTGATGGTCTACGTGGAAGAGTGTGTCGCTGCCAGCACTCCACAGCTGAGCCCTTCAAGCCAGACCTACCCGCTCATCGCCAACCACGG ATGCTTTGTAGATAGCCAGGCTGCTAGCTCCAGGTTTCTGCCCAGAGTCCAGACCTCCGAGATCCGTCTGGTTGTCCAGGCCTTCAAGTTTACACAACTGAATACAGAT GTCTATATCCATTGTCAGTTGTTGGCCTGGGACCCTGCCCAGTTCAGTAACCCCACCAAGAAAGCCTGTTCATTCAACCAGAGATCCAGGAG CTGGGAGCTCCTGGATAACCCTGGTCAGAGCTCTGTGTGCAGCTGCTGTACCTCCAACTGCAataagaggaagaggagggacacTG CTGAAGAGGGACTGAGACACACTGCAGTGCTGGGACCCCTGAAGATCCTTCCTGAAGAGCTGTCTGCTGGAAGCCAGGAGTTCTACCAGAGGAGCCCTGCTCTATCACTGGAGG AACCCCAGCAGGCTCTGGCCTGGCTGCCTGTCCTGGCTGCTCCCTTGCTCCTGATGGTTGTCCTGGGAGCCCTGTCTCTGGGCTACTACATGTGCGTGTGGCATCATCCCAGACTCTGCTCCATGTCCAGCAGTGAGCTTCTCATTCCTGCACCCCACTGA
- the LOC117407825 gene encoding zona pellucida sperm-binding protein 3-like, translated as MELFLSSVLLALCCIPFAATQDAGTVVCGVDSVSVRVLLNIGQALPLDPKGFLLGSCSPSTGSYNTVQFQSGLLDCRFMRMVTSSIISYMNVLTYQPTQSGFYQTPFTQAIVCTYTKLAGWTPPVYNPALGDASGFGKLEFTMGFMNEEFSAPRTSSLFFLGSPINIAAAVKQQFHMPLMVYVEECVAASTPQLSPSSQTYPLIANHGCFVDSQAASSRFLPRVQTSEIRLVVQAFKFTQLNTDVYIHCQLLAWDPAQFSNPTKKACSFNQRSRSWELLDNPGQSSVCSCCTSNCNKRKRRDTAEEGLRHTAVLGPLRILPEELSAGSQEFYQRSPALSLEEPQQALALLPVLAAPLLLMVVLGALSLGYYMCVWHHPRLCSKSSSELLIPAPH; from the exons ATGGAGTTATttctgagcagtgttttgttggcCCTTTGCTGTATTCCCTTTGCAGCAACACAGGACG CTGGGACTGTAGTCTGTGGTGTGGACtctgtcagtgtgagagtgttGCTGAACATTGGGCAGGCTCTTCCCCTGGACCCCAAAGGCTTTCTATTGGGAAGCTGCTCTCCGTCCACCGGCAGCtacaacactgtgcagttccaatccgggctgcttGACTGCAGGTTTATGCGCATG GTTACTTCCAGCATCATCAGTTACATGAATGTGCTGACGTACCAGCCCACCCAGAGTGGCTTCTACCAGACTCCATTCACTCAGGCTATTGTGTGCACCTACACCAA ACTTGCTGGCTGGACTCCTCCAGTGTATAACCCTGCACTTGGGGATGCTTCTGGGTTTGGGAAGCTGGAGTTTACAATGGGGTTTATGAATG AGGAATTCTCAGCCCCCCGCACCTCCAGTCTGTTCTTCCTGGGGTCCCCCATCAACATCGCAGCCGCAGTGAAGCAGCAATTTCACATGCCGCTGATGGTCTACGTGGAAGAGTGTGTCGCTGCCAGCACTCCACAGCTGAGCCCTTCAAGCCAGACCTACCCGCTCATCGCCAACCACGG ATGCTTTGTAGACAGCCAGGCTGCTAGCTCCAGGTTTCTGCCCAGAGTCCAGACTTCCGAGATCCGTCTTGTTGTCCAGGCCTTCAAGTTTACACAACTGAATACAGAT GTCTATATCCATTGTCAGTTGCTGGCCTGGGACCCTGCCCAGTTCAGTAACCCCACCAAGAAAGCCTGTTCATTCAACCAGAGATCCAGGAG CTGGGAGCTCCTGGATAACCCTGGTCAGAGCTCTGTGTGCAGCTGCTGTACCTCCAACTGCAataagaggaagaggagggacacTG CTGAAGAGGGACTGAGACACACTGCAGTGCTGGGACCCCTGAGGATCCTTCCTGAAGAGCTGTCTGCTGGAAGCCAGGAGTTCTACCAGAGGAGCCCTGCTCTATCACTGGAGG AACCCCAGCAGGCTCTGGCCTTGCTGCCTGTCCTGGCTGCTCCCTTGCTCCTGATGGTTGTCCTGGGAGCCCTGTCTCTGGGCTACTACATGTGCGTGTGGCATCATCCCAGACTCTGCTCCAAGTCCAGCAGTGAGCTTCTCATTCCTGCACCCCACTGA